AAGCTCTTCGTACGTCTCAGCTCCGCGCCCCTCAAGCACGAGCTGGTAATGGCCAAGACCCGAGTCCTGGACCTGATCAATAGTGAGGTTGGCGAGAAGGTGATTAAGGAGGTAGTGTTCTTGTAGAAGCCTGCCTCCATTCGCCTCTTTCCTATCCTGCTCTTCTACCTGGTTTTTTTGTCGGCTTGCTCAAGCCTGCTGTTTCCAAAGGCTCCGCATGTTGTTGCGGGGCCTTTGCTGTTTTATGCCCACTCACCAGCAGTTTGCAGAGGCACCGTTTCCTGCGCTTACTTACCCAACAAAAGTTTCTCTTCCCTCCTACCCTCTTTTATGACTGAACCTTTCAAACCCGAGTTCCGCCCGGTGTCTTACTCACGGGTCACGCTGACCGAGCTGATGATTCCTGCCTACGCCAATTTCGGTGGCAAGATCCACGGCGGCATTCTGCTTTCGCTCATGGACAAAGTAGCGTACGCGGCGGCCTCTAAACACGCCGGCAATTACTGCGTCACGGTCAGTGTAGATGGCGTCAACTTCCTGCAGCCGGTCGAGGTGGGCGAGCTGGTTTCGCTGCTGGCCTCCGTGAACTACGTGGGGCGCACCTCGCTCTTAGTAGGCATCAAAGTCATTGCGGAGGACGTGCGCACCGGGCTGGTAAAACATACCAACACCTGCTACTTCACGATGGTCGCGAAGGACGATGCCGGGAAGCCCACCGTCGTTCCCGGCCTTACCCTGGAGACGCCCGAAGACAGCCGCCGCTTTTTGGAAGCCATCAAAAGACGGGAGTTTCGGGAGCGGCACAAGGCCGAGTTCGACAATGCGGTATCCGCGTTGGCCGTGCACCAAGAGCTGTATCTATTGCAGCAGGAACGGTGTCAGATTGTCTACTGATTTTCCACCTATCAGAGCCTGCTTCGCCTCTTACACAGGGGCTGAGAAATGCAAGCAAACGCTACTACCCTACTGACAAAAATGTTTCACGTGGAACATTTTTGTCATTTAGGGCCGTACACTTTCATCAGTAGCTCATTGTGGGCTTCAAGCAAGGCTATATACTTAGTTTGTAACGCCATAAGCTGCTTAATTGGATCAGACTCTCCCTGCTGTAACACATTTACACGGGTTGTAACATTGTTAATCGGATTGTTTGTTACAGCGGTAGGTGTAAAGGACAACGCGGTTTGTTGTAACGAAGTAAAATCATTGGAGAAGTCGTGTCCGATTATTTCCCCGATACGCTTTACAAAACCGTAATCAAGCGTCTCCTCTTTAAACTTACGGTAGATAGTAGGACGTGTAATACCCAGCTCCTCCACGATGCGCGTAATAGAAATACCGCTGTTTTTGATGGATTCCTGAAGGATTTCGCCCTGGTGTGGCATAGAAGGTGGGATGTAAGAGGACTAGAGTGTAAAGATGTCAAAAGTGTTGCGGTGAAACAAATGCAGTGTACATAAATGCACAACAACAACGAGTGTAACAGTAACATATTTGTACGATGTAATGTGTTTACAGATACACTTTACAATATTACATCATCATTTATTGTAACAACTGATTTGTAACACCTATCAAACCACGTGTGTATCACCAAGGCTTGTTCAGGCATGTATTCTGCCTCTACGGCCTCTAATGGCCACAAACAGGCGTATTTTACTTTGTAACAAGACCGGGTACATGGCGCGAAAGCCAGTACCAGCTGGATTTTTTACAACCGGTCATTCACTACCGCCAGCATCAGGTCTGGGTAGTCGGTGGTGATGCCTGTAATACCAGCCCCAATCAGCTGGCGCATGAGGTCCGCGTCGTTGACCGTCCAGGGCACTAGCTGCATGCCCAGATCATGCGCCGCCTGGCTCAGCGCCGGCGTGAGCAGATGGTAATCGGGACCCAGCACCTCGGGCACGAATCCGAGTTCAGTGACGTACTCTGCCAGTGGCCGGGCCTCCCCTTCTATCAGTAGGCACAGGGACAGCGCCGGCAGGAGCGGCCGGGCTACCCGCAGCACGCGCAGATCGAAGGAGAGCAAGGTGACCCGCGCAGCCACTCCCTCCTCCTCCGCTACCGCCAGCACCAGCGGCACGAAAGAAGCAGGAGCCGGGTGAAAGACACCGTCGCCGCCAGGCTCGGTTTTCACTTCGATGCTGTAGCACAACGGTGGTCGTCCGAGGCGGGCCGCCTGAGCCTCCACGCTCTGGATTACCTCCCGCAGCAAGGGCTTGCAGGCCGGTACATTCTGCTGCCGCGGGAAGCCCGGATGCCGGGTCAAACCACAATCGAACTGCCGGATCTGGGCGTAGGGCAGCTGGTAAATGTTGTAGTAGTGCTCCTGCTCTGCCGGGATCTTTTCCCCGGTGGGAAGCCGGCAGATGGTAGCGGAAAACCAGGGCTCGTGCGACACGACCACCTGGCCGTCGGCCGAAACGACGACATCCAGTTCCAGCACGTCAATGCCCAGCGCTACGGCATGCTGAAAAGCGGGCAACGTATTCTCGGGAAATAAGCCCCGGCAGCCCCGGTGGCCGTGAATCTGGGGGCGAGGAAAGAAAGGATCAGGCATGCACTACTTACGCAGGACCCGGATAAAAGACACTGCCGTAGCGGGCACTTAATTGGCAGAATACTGCCGGGTGAGCCCGGTAAGCGGAATGGGCAGCAAAACCGATAGTTTTGCGCATCAAACCTACTTCTCGTCTTTGCTTCTATGAAAAAGATTGTTCTCCTACTGCTGTTGGCCGCGTTGGGAATCGGCGGCTACCTGTACTACCGCAGCCTTACCACCGGACCAGAATATTCGCTGATGCAGGCGGCCAAAGCCACCCAGGACCACGACATGACGGCCTTTGAGCGCTACGTGGACGTGAACAGCGTGACGGGCAGCCTCGTCGACCAGGTGACGGCCCAGAGCTCGGTGCTGGGCATGCTCAATCCGGGCTCGTTTGCTTTTAAAGGCGCCCTGCGTCTGCTCAAGCCCCAGCTGGCGAAGGCGGCCCACAAAGAGGTGCAGAACTACGTGGAGACCGGCTCGCTGGAAGCCGCCGCCGCCGCGCAGCCGGAGCGGGTCGTGAAAGTATCGTTGGCCGGGCTGGCCAGCAAAGTGGTGAGCACCGACAGCAAGTTCAAGGACATCAAATACGTGAACGAGCAGAATGGCCAGGCGCTGGTGGGCATCGAAATCACCCAGCCCAAGTACGACACCACGATGGTGATTGAGGTGAAGATGCAGGACAAGGGCGACTACTGGCAGGTAAAGGAAATCACCAATACGGGCGAGCTGCTGAAGCACGTAGCCCGGCTGGAAAAAGACCGGCTGCTGAAGCGCGACTAAGCGCCCGCACGCTGCCGGATGAAAGCCAACAGAAAGCCCCGCCATAATGTATGTGGCGGGGCTTTCTGTTTAGCAGTATCGGGGGAGGCTACTTACGCCCTGAAAACAGGAAGTAGATGATGGAGCCCCCGAACGGGAAAAACCAGATGATAAGGCCCCAGATAATTTTCTTACCGATGGACCAGTCCTGCTTGATCAGGCTGAGCACGGCCAACACGGCAACAATCAGGTAGGCGACGCCGAAGATGGTCAGGGAGCCGTCGGAGCGACGACCCGAGCAGCTGGAAAGGAACGCCAGGAAGGAAAGAAGCAGGGCAGTAACCGGCAGCCGGTTGGCGAGAGCAGCAATCTTGTTCATGAGGGTCAGGTGTAGAGAAGTGTGGAAGGAGAATATGCCGCTCTTTACGCACGACTCCCAGAATGGATATAAGCGCAGCTATATACTGTAATTAACTTGTTGATAATCAATTTATTAAAATACAAACCGCTGAATTTCGCTCCAGAAATGCGGGGCAGCCTCCGGTAAGAACATGAGCGTCAGAATGATACCATAGAGGGCGCCGTAGAAGTGAGCGTCGTGGTTGATATTGTCGCCGCGCCGCCGGCCCATGTAGTAGGAATAGCCCAGGTAGAGGAAGCCGAAGATGAAGGGCTTGATAGGAAACGGAATCGGGAAGATGATAATGCCCTGCCCTTCGCCGCCCACGGGATTGAACAGGATGCTGGCAAACAGCACGGCCGCCACGCCCCCGGAAGCGCCCAGGCTGCGGTAGTCGGGGTCGGAGCGGTGGCGGAAGTAGGTGGGCAGATCCGAAACGATGATGCCACCGAGGTAGATGGCCAGAAACTGCAGCAGGCCGACGGTGGTGCCACTGTTCATCACCAGCGTATCCTGCACGACCTGCCCGAAGGAGTAAAAGGCAATCATGTTGAAGATAAGGTGCATCCAGTCGGCGTGCAGGAAGCCGGAAGTGAGCAGGCGGTACCATTCGCCGTTGCGGCGCATCCGCAGGGGGTTGAGAATCCAGCTTTCCATCAGCTCCTGGTTGGACCAGGCGTAGATGGAGATGCCGGCCGTGAGGATAAGGAGAACAAAGGGGGCATTGAGGTTCAGCATGCGGGGAAGAGTTGAGGCGGAGTTGAGAAATGATGTTTTAATGGCTTCTGACGGCCTAAGTACGCCCGGAACGAACGAAGACTCAGCCTACCGGGCCAAGTCTTCGTGAAGGGCTTAAAAACGCGTGATTTGCCGGGCTTAGTTTTCACGCTCCATTAGCTGCAGCGCCAGGCGGCGGAGCGGCTCTTTGCGCTCGGCGGCTACTGACACCCGCTCGAGGTGCTGCAAGGCATCCTGGAAGTATTGGTTGATGAGGTCTTCGGTCTGGGGCCGGATGCCGAGCTGGTCGTAGATGGCCCGCACGGCCTGCACCTTGGCGTCGGCATCGGGCACGGGCTGGCCGATGTGCCGGGCCAGCGTAGCGCGCTGCTCGGGGCCGGCCTGGGCCTGGGCGGTGAGCAGCAGAAAGGTTTTCTTGTCCGAGACGATGTCGCCGCCGACGCGCTTGCCGAAGGTGGCCGCGTCGCCGTAGACGTCGAGCAGGTCGTCGCGGAGCTGGAAGGCCAGGCCGATGTCGGTGCCGAACTGGCGCAGGTGGTCGGCCGCTTCCGGGGAAGCGCCACCGAGCAGGGCACCCAGCTCCAGGCAGAAGCCCAGCAGCACGGCCGTCTTCAGCCGAATCATATCCAGGTACTGCCCGATGCTGACCTGCCCTTCCGTCTCGAAGTTCATGTCCCACTGCTGGCCCTCGCAGACCTCGGCGGCCGTCTGGCTGAACTTGCGCAGCACGGTGGCCAGCAGTTCGGGGCGCACGTCCAGAAACAGCTCGTAGGCCCGCACCAGCATCACGTCGCCGCTGAGGATGGCCACGTTGGCGTTCCACTTTTCGTGCACCGTGGGCTGGCCGCGGCGCAACGGGGCCTGATCCATGATGTCGTCGTGGAGCAGGGTGAAATTGTGGAAGACCTCGGTGCCCAGGGCCGGCTTGAGGATGGGGTCGAGGTCGTCAGTGAAGAGGTGGGCACCCAGCAGCGTGAGCAGGGGTCGGATGCGCTTACCGCCCAGAGCCATGATGTAGCGGATGGGCTCGTAGAGGGCCTCGGGGGCCTCGCCGTAGCGCTGCTGCGCCAGGGCAGCGGTGATTTTATCGGAGAAGTAAGACAGGTTCACAGAGCATCAAAAAGGTGCGGCGGAAAGGTACGCACGGTGGCGGTGATTTAGTGAAATGGCGAGATGGGGAGTTTTGTTCTGAGGAACCTGACAGCCCAGACCAGCGTGCCGAATCGTTGGCTTGAAAACGCCTTTGCCTAACTTCCCCTATGCTGCTACCCTTACACACCCAGTTGCTCGGCGCGACGCTATTTCTGCTGCCGGTTGCCGCCACGGCCCAGCATTCCTACAATCGCTGGGAAGCCCAGCCGCCGGCCCCGGTAGCCAAGCCCGCCAGGCCCGCTGCTACCCCATCACCCGCCCGCCGCACCGAAGTAGTCACGGTAGTCAGTACTGCTGATTCGGCGGCTATAGCAACCGGCAAAGTGAGCCGAGTAGAACGGGTGGAGATAATGCCGGAATTTCCGGGTGGCAGCTATAACTACCAGCACTACGTTCGCAAAAACCTAAAGCGGCCCAAAGGCCCCCGGCAAACTGGGGTAGTGCAAGTCACGTTTACCGTGCTGAAATCGGGGGCGGTGGCCGATGCCCACGTAAAACCCGGCAACGGAATTGATGCCGCCCACGATGCCGCGGCAGTTGACCTGATGAGCAAAGCACCCCGGTTTACGCCGGGCCGGCGGGAAGGTGGAATTGCTGATATGGAAGTAACCTACCCGGTGGAGTTTCGCTGAGCCACCAGAGTTGCCCACCAAAAAGCCCTTTCCCGTTAGCAACGAGAAAGGGCTTTTCACTTAAGGCAGCTCAGTGCGTTTCAGAGGACGGATTAGCTGCGCTGTCCTGCGGGTGCTGCGCTCTGCTCGCCATGACACGCCCCTACCGTCGGCGCTTATCACCGCCGCCGCTGCGGCCGCCACCTTTGCCGCCCGGGCCGCGGCCACCGCCGGGCTTCTCGCCGCGCGGGCCACGGCTGCGGTCCGAACGGTCGCCGCCGCGGCTGTTGCGGCGCTCGTCTTTCTCCCGGCTTTTCTCATGATCGGGGCGGTTGTCCACTACCTCGAAGTCGATGGTGCGGTCGAGCAGGTTGGCGGCTTTTACGACCACTTGGATTTCGTCGCCGAACTGGATGATCTTCTTGTTGCGCTGCCCGATGAGGCGGTAGTTGTCCTTGTCGAGCTCGTAGAAGTCACCGGGCAAATCACTCAGGCGGATCATACCTTCGCACTTGTTCTCCTCGATTTCGACGTAGAGGCCCCACTCGGTCAGGCCCGAGACGACGCCCTTGAACTGCTCGCCAATCACGTCGGCCATGAACTCGACCTGCTTGTACTTGATGCTGGCGCGCTCGGCATTGGCGGCCAGCTTCTCGCGCTCGGAGGAGTGCTTGCACTCTTCTTCCACGGGCTCCACCTTCACGTTTTTGCCGCCCTGCAGGTAGTGTTCCAGCAGGCGGTGGGCCATCATGTCGGGGTAGCGGCGGATGGGCGAGGTGAAGTGCGAGTAGTGCTCGAAGGCCAGGCCAAAGTGGCCCATCGGCTCGGTGGTGTACTTGGCCTTGGACATGGTACGCACGGCCAGGGTCTGGATGACGTTCTGCTCGGGGCGGCCCACCACTTCCATCGACAAATCGTTGAGCTCGGTGCTGAGCTTTTTCGGGTTCGTCAGGTCCAGGGTGTGGCCAAACTTCTGGGCGAAGAGGGCGAAGTTCTGGAGCCGGTCGGCGTCGGGCGCGTCGTGCACGCGGTACACCATCGTGAAGCGCGGGTTGGTTTTCTTGAGCTTGTACACGAACTCGGCCACCTTGCGGTTGGCCATCAGCATGAACTCCTCAATCATCTTATGGGCGTCCTTGCGCTCCTTCACATACACGCCCAGGGGCTTGCCGTTCTCGTCGAGGCGGAACTTCACTTCCTGGGTTTCGAAGCTGATGGCGCCCTTGCGGAACCGCTCGGCGCAGATCTTCTTGGCCATGTCGTTCATCAGCACGATTTCGGCGGCGTAGTCGCCCTCCCCGCTTTCGATACGCTCCTGGGCCTCCTCGTAGCTGAAGCGGCGGTCGGAGTGAATGATGGTTTTGCCAAACCACGAGTCGTAGAGCTTGCCTTTCTCGTCGAGCTCAAACACGGCCGAAAACGTGAGCTTGTCTTCGTGGGGCCGCAGCGAGCAGACGCCGTTGGAGAGGCGCTCGGGCAGCATCGGAATTACCCGGTCGACGAGGTAGACGGAGGTGGCGCGGTGCTTGGCTTCACGCTCCAGCTCGGTGCCGGGCGTCACGTAGTGGGTCACGTCGGCAATGTGCACGCCGATTTCCCAGTGCCCGTTCTCCAGCTTCTGAATGCTGAGGGCATCGTCGAAGTCCTTGGCGTCGGCCGGGTCGATGGTGAAGGTGGTGATGGGGCGGAAGTCGCGGCGCCTGGCAATTTCCTCCTCGGAAATCCGGTCGGGAATGGCTTCGGACTCTTCCTCCACGTCGGCCGGGAATTCGAAGGGCAGGCCGAACTCGGCCATGATGGCGTTAATCTCGGCCTCGTTCTGACCAGCCGGCCCGAAGCTGCGCACGATTTCGCCCACGGGGTGGCGGGTGCTGTCCTCGGGCCACTCGGTGATGCTGACCAGCACCTTCTCGCCGTCGTTGGCACCGTGCAAGGCCTCGTAGGGCACGAACACGTCGAAGTAAAGCTTGCGGTGGTCGGGCGAGACGAAGCCGAAGCCGCCCTGCAGCTTGAGCTGGCCCACGATTTCGGTTTTGACCCGGTTCACCACTTCCACCACGTCGCCCACGGGGCGGCCGTCGCGCTGCCCGCGCAGGCGGATGCGGACGGTGTCGCCCTGCATGGCAAACTTGAGGCGGTCGGTGAAGACGCGCACGTCGGTTTCACTTTCCTCCGAGATGACGAAGGCGTACTGGCTGGTGGCCAGGGCTACGGTGCCGGTGATGGTATCGGAGCCGGGCTGACCCCGCTCCCGGTAGGGCGTGTGGCCGGGCGCGGGCTGCCCGTCGCCGGGCTCGTCGAAGCCCTGGGTACGGCGGCGGCGCACGATGGGGTCGTTGCCGAACTCGGCTTCCACGGGGCGGCCACCCTTCACGACCTTCTTGCCGTGGTCGGGGCGCTCGGCGGCCAGGGGCTGCACCTTCTGGGCTTCGGGGTCGGAGAGGCGGTAATCGTCGTTCTGGAGGTGGGTCAGCTGGCCGGAGTTGCGCAGGGTTTTGAGGTGAATGAACACGTCTTCGCGCTGCTCCTTGGTGGTCACGCCCAGGCGGCGCGAGAGTTGACGGTAGGAAAATACTTTGCCGGGGTTGTCGGCAAAAATGCGGTACACCAGGCTTTTCGTTACTGGGGCAGGCGCGGCTTTGGGCGCGCGGGAGGCTTTCGCGGAAGCGCGGGGAGCCTCGGATTCGTCTTTTTTCTTCATTAGAAAATAAGGGTGCCGCCAGTTGTTTTCGGTTTCGCAGGCGGCGCAGGTAAATGGAAAGTACGCGTGACGCGGTTGGTCAGGCGCGGGGGGTGAATGGTAAGTTGAACGCGGCCCAGGCGGCCGGGTTTTGGCCGCGGCCAAAAAGCTTCAGCGCGGCAGACTAGGGATAATACGGAATAAATTCGAGAAGAACTATATGCGGGAAGGTTAAGGAATTGGTGCAGGCTGATCTGGTAATGGTTGTGTAGTTGTGCTTATAGATTCAGGATGAAGGATAGTATGGCGAGATAAACAACGATTGACCACCCCGCCCTTCGGGCACCCACGCCGCTTGATGCGCGGAATTTGAAAAAAGGAGGGGAATTATTGTTTAAGCAGCCCTCCTACACCTCCACGGCCCGGCGGGCTACGGCGGCGCGAATGTCGCTGGGCTCGTCTTTGGGAATGGCGGCCAGCAGCTGCTTGGTGTAGTCGTGCCGGGGGTTGGCGTAGACTTCGGCGGCCGGGCCGCTTTCTACTATCTGCCCCTGGCTCATGACCAGGAGCCGGTCGGACATGAAGCGGGCCACCGACAAATCGTGGGTGATGAAGAGGTAGGTGATGCCGAAGTCGCGCTTGAGCTGGTTGAGCAAGTTCAGCACCTGGGCCTGCACCGATACGTCGAGGGCCGACACCGACTCGTCGCAGACGATGCACTTGGGCTGCAACGCCAGGGCGCGGGCAATGCAGATGCGCTGGCGCTGACCGCCCGAGAATTCGTGCGGGTAGCGCAGGTAGTGCTCTTCCTTCAAGCCCACGGTGCGGAGCAGCTCCAGCACCCGCGCCTTCTGCTCCTGCTTGGTGCCGCCCACGTGGTGCACCCGCATCGGCTCCAGAATGGCTTCGCCCACGGTCAGCATCGGGTTCAGGGCCGCGTACGGGTCCTGGAATACCATCTGAAATTCCTTGCGCCGTCTGCGCAGCTCGCCGGCGGGCAGCTTGGCCAGGTCCGTCTCTTCGAACAGAATGCGGCCGGCCGTTGGTTCCACCAGCCGCAAAAGCGCCCGGCCCAGCGTGGTCTTGCCGCAGCCCGACTCGCCCACCAGCCCCACGGTTTCACCCCGGAAGATGTCGAAGCTGACGCCGTCGACGGCCCGCACGAACTCGGGCTTGCGGTTGAAGAAGCCCTTGCGGATGGGAAAGTGGACGTTCAGGTTTTCAACGCGTAAGAGCGGGTCGGGGCTTGTGGCTAAAGCAGCGCTTGAAGCCTGGGCGGCGAGTTCTGCATTCAGCACCTCTCCCCTGGTTTCGCCGGCCAAAATTGCCTCATTTTGTTCCACGGGGAACGTTTTGGTGGTTTCAATAGAAATGTTATCAGAGGCAGCAGTTACGCCAATAGTTGAGCTTTCGGGCGTGGAACGGACGAGTTTTTCCACGAGGTTGCCCGCAGCGTCCTCGGTCATAAAATCGGCCACGACGGGCAGGCGCTCCTTCCCCACCGAGAGCTTGGGGCGGCAGGCCAGCAGGCCCTTGGTGTAGGGGTGCTGGGGGTTGGTGAAGATGTCGAGCACCCGGCCCTGCTCCACCACCCGGCCCCGGTACATGACCAGAATCCGGTCGGCAATTTCGGCCACTACGCCCAGGTCGTGGGTGATGAAGAGCACGGCGGTGTTGTGCTGCCGGCGCAGCTCGTCGATGAGCTGCAGCATGCGGGCCTGCACCGTCACGTCGAGGGCGGTGGTGGGCTCGTCGGCAATGAGGATGGCTGGGTTGCAGGCCATGGCCATGGCAATCATCACGCGCTGCTTCTGGCCCCCGCTGATTTCGTGGGGATACGCCGTCAGGATTTTCTCGGGGCGGGGCAGCTGGGCCATGCGAAACAGCTCCACGGTGCGGACCTCGGCTTCCTTTTGGCTGAGCGAAGTGTGCAGGCGCAACGCTTCCACCACCTGGCTGCCGCAGGTGTAGACCGGGTTCAGGCTCGTCATCGGCTCCTGAAAAATCATGCTGATGTCGTTGCCGCGCACCTTCTGCAGCTGCTGATCCGGGAGCTGGAGCAAATCGACTTCGCCCAGCGCCTCGGAGTGAAACCGGGCCGTGCCGCTGGTAATGCGGCCGGGCGGCATGGGAATCAGGCCCATTAAAGCCAGGGAGGTGACGGACTTGCCCGAGCCCGATTCGCCCACGATGGCCACGGTTTCGCCCCGGTGCAGGTCGAAAGACACGTCCTGCACGGCCCGCACGTCGCCGCGGTGGGAACGGAAGTCGATGGTCAGGTTGCGGACGGACAGGATGGGTTCGGGCACGGGCGACGTTTGGTTAGGCTCTACAGGTAAAAGTAGCGCGAACTTTGTAGTTCGCGTCTCCGCGTCATTGCAACGATTGTCGTTCTGCCACGCGAACTACAAAGTTCGCGCTACCGGGTATACTACAACAATAAAAAAAAGCCCACTGGATTGCTCCAGCGGGCTTTTTTGGCTTTCAAAGCGGCACTTTACGCTACTTCCGACGTTTCCGCGTCGCGGCGGGGCACCTCGGGGGCGGCTTCGACGGCCCGCTCTTCGGCGAAAAACCGGTTCTGGTTGAACAGAATCAGCATTACCCCGATAAAGATGGCCGAATCGGCAATGTTGAAAATGGGCCACAGCGACACGTGCGTACCGCCGACCAGGGGCCAGTTGGCGGGCAAAAAGCCTTCGTAGATGTCGACGTAGAGCATGTCGATTACCTGGCCGTGAAACCAGGGCGTGGGCGCGCCAAACGGGGCATTATCGTAGATTTTACCGTAGAAAATCGAGTCAATCAGGTTGCCCACGGCCCCGCCCAGAATCAGGGCGACGCAGGCAATGAAGCCCGTGGCGGCCCGGCGGGCCCAGAGCTTGTAGATGTAGTAGCTGATGCCCACCATCGCCAGCAAGCGGAAGCTGGTCAGCAGGATTTTGCCGTAGGGCGGCGGCAGCTCCACGCCGAAAGCCATGCCGGGGTTCAGCGTGTAGTGCAGCTTGGCCCAGTCGCCAATCAGCGGGATTTCGCCGGCCATACCGGGCTGCATATAGGTATGCACGGCCCACTTCGAGAGTTGGTCGATGACGATGACCAGCACAGCCAGCAGGTAGTATTTCCAGTACTTCATTAGGTGGGAAATGAGAGGTTAGAAGTGAGAAGTGAGACTGCGCCCTGACGTAGTGTCAGCATCGGAACCTCTCCCCTCTCTTGGCACAAAGTGACGAAGAATTTTAGACTTTCCGGCGGGAGAAGCCCAAGCCTTCCTCAGGCCCTGTGGTATATATTTTTCGGGCGTTTTGTGCCCTTTTGAGCTGATTTGGCGGCCTGCAAAAACGCTTTGTGCGCCGGTGTGCCAACCGGCCTTTTCGCAAAGCCGGTTGGCACCTTACCCTCAGCCGTTTGCGACTTCCAGCTGCACGGGCACCGAATACTCGTCGAATTCGAGCACCGAGCCGCCGCTGATTTCGGGTGCAAAATCCAGGGCCAGAGCCTGAATTTCCTCCCGGATGTAGCTGCCGAACGACT
This window of the Hymenobacter aquaticus genome carries:
- a CDS encoding lipoprotein signal peptidase, with the protein product MKYWKYYLLAVLVIVIDQLSKWAVHTYMQPGMAGEIPLIGDWAKLHYTLNPGMAFGVELPPPYGKILLTSFRLLAMVGISYYIYKLWARRAATGFIACVALILGGAVGNLIDSIFYGKIYDNAPFGAPTPWFHGQVIDMLYVDIYEGFLPANWPLVGGTHVSLWPIFNIADSAIFIGVMLILFNQNRFFAEERAVEAAPEVPRRDAETSEVA
- a CDS encoding ABC transporter ATP-binding protein — encoded protein: MPEPILSVRNLTIDFRSHRGDVRAVQDVSFDLHRGETVAIVGESGSGKSVTSLALMGLIPMPPGRITSGTARFHSEALGEVDLLQLPDQQLQKVRGNDISMIFQEPMTSLNPVYTCGSQVVEALRLHTSLSQKEAEVRTVELFRMAQLPRPEKILTAYPHEISGGQKQRVMIAMAMACNPAILIADEPTTALDVTVQARMLQLIDELRRQHNTAVLFITHDLGVVAEIADRILVMYRGRVVEQGRVLDIFTNPQHPYTKGLLACRPKLSVGKERLPVVADFMTEDAAGNLVEKLVRSTPESSTIGVTAASDNISIETTKTFPVEQNEAILAGETRGEVLNAELAAQASSAALATSPDPLLRVENLNVHFPIRKGFFNRKPEFVRAVDGVSFDIFRGETVGLVGESGCGKTTLGRALLRLVEPTAGRILFEETDLAKLPAGELRRRRKEFQMVFQDPYAALNPMLTVGEAILEPMRVHHVGGTKQEQKARVLELLRTVGLKEEHYLRYPHEFSGGQRQRICIARALALQPKCIVCDESVSALDVSVQAQVLNLLNQLKRDFGITYLFITHDLSVARFMSDRLLVMSQGQIVESGPAAEVYANPRHDYTKQLLAAIPKDEPSDIRAAVARRAVEV